A region from the Sandaracinus amylolyticus genome encodes:
- a CDS encoding alpha/beta fold hydrolase, whose translation MIEPLDVIRGLAAMFGRPAPRVGQTPADVVHEENKWRLLRYVPRPEGVAFRTPVLLIPSLINRHYVLDLMSGKSFAEHLVAHGHDVYVIDWGTPEAEDRFVTFEDVVVSAIGRALRVTTRTAKAESAHVLGYCLGGTLAVIHAALAPERVRTLMLVAAPVDFHDDGLLSKWTRTRTLDTTAVVDGAGNVPWPLMQGAFHLLRPTLPLVKAVTLAEKAWDEPFLDGFFAIETWGNDNVSFPGECWRTYIDELYRKNALMTGSLRLGGRTVELSSLRCPLLCVTFEHDEIVPHRSASAVVERVASTDKEHLHVPGGHVGAMVSKSASKKLWPALRTFWATRDEATRLRGELMLQRDMAVASR comes from the coding sequence ATGATCGAGCCGCTCGACGTGATCCGCGGGCTCGCCGCGATGTTCGGTCGTCCCGCGCCGCGCGTCGGGCAGACGCCTGCCGACGTGGTGCACGAGGAGAACAAGTGGCGCCTCCTCCGCTACGTACCGCGCCCCGAGGGCGTCGCGTTCCGCACGCCCGTGCTGCTGATCCCGTCGCTGATCAACCGCCACTACGTGCTCGACCTGATGTCGGGCAAGAGCTTCGCCGAGCACCTCGTCGCGCACGGCCACGACGTCTACGTGATCGACTGGGGCACCCCCGAGGCCGAGGATCGCTTCGTCACGTTCGAAGACGTCGTCGTCTCGGCGATCGGTCGCGCGCTCCGCGTCACGACGCGCACCGCGAAGGCGGAGTCGGCGCACGTGCTCGGCTACTGCCTCGGGGGGACGCTCGCGGTGATCCACGCCGCGCTCGCGCCCGAGCGCGTTCGCACGCTGATGCTCGTCGCGGCGCCGGTCGACTTCCACGACGACGGCCTGCTCTCGAAGTGGACGCGCACCCGCACCCTCGACACGACCGCGGTCGTCGACGGCGCGGGCAACGTGCCGTGGCCGCTGATGCAGGGCGCGTTTCATCTGCTGCGCCCGACGCTGCCCCTGGTGAAGGCGGTGACGCTCGCCGAGAAGGCGTGGGACGAGCCCTTCCTCGACGGCTTCTTCGCGATCGAGACGTGGGGCAACGACAACGTCAGCTTCCCCGGCGAGTGCTGGCGCACGTACATCGACGAGCTCTATCGGAAGAACGCGCTGATGACCGGCTCGCTGCGGCTCGGCGGGCGCACGGTCGAGCTCTCGTCGCTGCGCTGTCCGCTGCTCTGCGTGACCTTCGAGCACGACGAGATCGTCCCGCACCGCAGCGCATCGGCGGTGGTCGAGCGCGTCGCGAGCACCGACAAGGAGCACCTGCACGTCCCCGGCGGTCACGTCGGCGCGATGGTGTCGAAATCGGCGTCGAAGAAGCTGTGGCCCGCGCTGCGCACGTTCTGGGCGACGCGCGACGAGGCCACGCGGCTGCGCGGCGAGCTCATGCTGCAGCGCGATATGGCCGTCGCGTCGCGCTGA
- a CDS encoding AMP-dependent synthetase/ligase produces the protein MDASKYLEIRPAPRAIFDALPARRDLTRFVVGDRAITFGEVAREIEDVALFLAHDGHRPTDRGAIFAQNRVEWMSAALAIQSAGGTMVPVYPSSTTEQVAYVLGHSDARVVFVAGEELVRSVLRALPSLPALARIVLLDDRDESIPGDVREKVITWSAARARGRAIANADPSALARMLDAISLDSPAIMLYTSGTSGPPKGVPLTHRNVGVNGRDWLEVLGPLVDEGMTDLLWLPMSHVFGFGEACIGNTLGWTSYLADPASVVARLPEVKPSAFMSVPVVWEKLAQAAMHSDDPAERKRRFDAATGGNLRFCLSGGAGLKREVKELFLEMGALLIEGYGLTEASPTLTMNRPDAFRFDSVGKPFPNVELRLADDGEILAKGESIFAGYHKDPAATREAFTEDGWLKTGDVGVFTEDGFLRIVDRKKDILVTSGGKNVPPANIEQRFADDPLFQHVVVYGDGKKYLVAGVWLNPLAVEPGLDGAALHALVESRIAAVNAQLARYESIKRFVILEPALSVASGHLTPTLKVKRKAVYATFGAQLDALYERSTR, from the coding sequence ATGGACGCGTCGAAGTACCTCGAGATCCGACCTGCTCCGCGCGCGATCTTCGATGCGCTCCCCGCGCGGCGCGACCTCACACGCTTCGTCGTCGGCGACCGCGCGATCACGTTCGGCGAGGTCGCGCGGGAGATCGAGGACGTCGCGCTCTTCCTCGCGCACGACGGGCACCGCCCGACCGATCGCGGCGCGATCTTCGCGCAGAACCGCGTGGAGTGGATGAGCGCGGCGCTCGCGATCCAGAGCGCGGGCGGCACGATGGTCCCGGTCTATCCGTCGAGCACCACCGAGCAGGTCGCGTACGTGCTCGGGCACTCCGACGCGCGCGTCGTGTTCGTCGCGGGCGAGGAGCTCGTGCGCAGCGTGCTGCGCGCGCTGCCGTCGCTGCCCGCGCTCGCGCGCATCGTGCTGCTCGACGATCGCGACGAGTCGATCCCGGGCGACGTGCGCGAGAAGGTGATCACCTGGTCCGCGGCCCGGGCCCGAGGCCGCGCAATCGCCAACGCCGATCCGAGCGCGCTCGCGCGGATGCTCGACGCGATCTCGCTCGATTCGCCCGCGATCATGCTCTACACGAGCGGCACCAGCGGCCCGCCCAAGGGCGTGCCGCTCACGCACCGCAACGTCGGCGTGAACGGCCGCGACTGGCTCGAGGTGCTCGGGCCGCTCGTCGACGAGGGCATGACCGATCTGCTGTGGCTCCCGATGAGCCACGTGTTCGGCTTCGGCGAGGCGTGCATCGGCAACACGCTCGGCTGGACGAGCTATCTCGCCGATCCCGCGAGCGTCGTCGCGCGCCTGCCCGAGGTGAAGCCCTCGGCGTTCATGAGCGTGCCGGTCGTCTGGGAGAAGCTCGCGCAGGCCGCGATGCACAGCGACGATCCCGCGGAGCGCAAGCGGCGCTTCGACGCGGCGACCGGCGGGAACCTGCGCTTCTGTCTCTCGGGCGGTGCGGGCCTCAAGCGCGAGGTGAAGGAGCTCTTCCTCGAGATGGGCGCGCTCTTGATCGAAGGCTACGGGCTGACCGAGGCCTCGCCGACGCTCACGATGAACCGCCCCGACGCGTTCCGCTTCGACTCGGTGGGCAAGCCGTTCCCGAACGTCGAGCTCCGTCTCGCGGACGACGGCGAGATCCTCGCCAAGGGCGAGAGCATCTTCGCCGGCTATCACAAGGATCCCGCGGCGACGCGCGAGGCGTTCACCGAGGACGGCTGGCTCAAGACCGGCGACGTCGGCGTCTTCACCGAGGACGGCTTCCTGCGCATCGTCGATCGCAAGAAGGACATCCTCGTGACCTCGGGCGGCAAGAACGTCCCGCCCGCGAACATCGAGCAGCGCTTCGCCGACGACCCGCTCTTCCAGCACGTCGTCGTCTACGGCGACGGCAAGAAGTACCTCGTCGCCGGCGTGTGGCTGAACCCGCTCGCGGTCGAGCCGGGGCTCGACGGCGCGGCGCTGCACGCGCTCGTCGAGTCGAGGATCGCCGCGGTGAACGCGCAGCTCGCGAGGTACGAGTCGATCAAGCGCTTCGTGATCCTCGAGCCCGCGCTCTCCGTCGCGAGCGGACACCTCACGCCCACGCTCAAGGTGAAGCGCAAGGCGGTGTACGCGACGTTCGGCGCGCAGCTCGACGCGCTCTACGAGCGGAGCACGCGATGA
- a CDS encoding 3-oxoacyl-ACP synthase III family protein, with product MRTFHHAALASTGVYVPEIERSNDALIAQLGDAHRETIEKLEHGSGITRRFVAPDDWATSDLAVAAGRDALERAGLAPSDLDLILVGTDSPDYVTPATSVIVQHKLGAHRAGTFDVGCACASFPTAIAAAAGMIASSPGIERVLVIGAYLMRRLADPRDPISFFYGDGAGAAVLVRSDEPGFLASAFRADGRYARSWMIASGGTAEPASEQSVREGRTQVRLHEPYPRAVNDEGWPAIVRDVTARASLAIADVDCFVFTQVRRGTIEHVMRELGAPIEKAPRIMDRWGYTGSACIPMALHDAVGTGHVAVGDHVVLVGSGVGYNQAGVALRVTSALAGAR from the coding sequence ATGCGCACGTTCCACCATGCCGCGCTGGCCTCGACCGGCGTGTACGTTCCCGAGATCGAGCGCTCGAACGACGCGCTGATCGCGCAGCTCGGCGACGCGCATCGCGAGACGATCGAGAAGCTCGAGCACGGCTCGGGCATCACTCGACGCTTCGTCGCGCCCGACGACTGGGCCACGTCGGATCTCGCGGTCGCCGCCGGGCGTGATGCGCTCGAGCGCGCGGGCCTCGCACCGAGCGATCTCGATCTGATCCTCGTCGGCACCGACAGCCCCGACTACGTCACGCCCGCGACGTCGGTGATCGTGCAGCACAAACTCGGCGCGCATCGCGCCGGCACGTTCGACGTCGGCTGCGCGTGCGCGTCGTTCCCCACCGCGATCGCCGCCGCCGCGGGGATGATCGCGAGCTCGCCCGGCATCGAGCGCGTGCTCGTGATCGGCGCGTACCTGATGCGCCGGCTCGCCGATCCGCGCGATCCGATCTCGTTCTTCTACGGCGACGGCGCGGGCGCCGCGGTGCTCGTGCGCAGCGACGAGCCCGGGTTCCTCGCGTCGGCGTTCCGCGCCGACGGCCGCTACGCGCGCTCGTGGATGATCGCGAGCGGCGGCACCGCCGAGCCCGCGAGCGAGCAGTCGGTCCGCGAGGGACGCACCCAGGTGCGCCTGCACGAGCCCTATCCGCGCGCCGTGAACGACGAGGGATGGCCCGCGATCGTGCGCGACGTGACCGCGCGCGCGTCGCTCGCGATCGCCGACGTCGACTGCTTCGTGTTCACGCAGGTGCGCCGCGGCACGATCGAGCACGTGATGCGCGAGCTCGGCGCGCCGATCGAGAAGGCGCCGCGCATCATGGACCGCTGGGGCTACACCGGCTCGGCGTGCATCCCGATGGCGCTGCACGACGCGGTGGGCACCGGGCACGTCGCCGTCGGCGACCACGTCGTGCTCGTCGGATCGGGCGTCGGCTACAACCAGGCCGGCGTCGCCCTGCGCGTCACCTCCGCGCTCGCGGGAGCGCGCTAG
- a CDS encoding polyhydroxyalkanoate synthesis regulator DNA-binding domain-containing protein, with the protein MRLRSSSEPILIKKYGNRRLYDTRASSYITLDQLEAIVRRGDDVRVIDAKTSEDLTQATLTQIILESGRAARLLPVTLLQQLIRMDDESLAEFMGRYLSATLEMYLEAKRGAQTVSPFLPMATMPFQAANAIARMWLGAGQALAPEAQYTPPATTTPAAPPPAPPPDTTAVEVAALRRELDELKTLLRGNKRKT; encoded by the coding sequence ATGCGCCTCCGCAGCAGCAGCGAGCCGATCCTGATCAAGAAGTACGGGAACCGGCGTCTCTACGACACCAGGGCGAGCTCGTACATCACGCTCGATCAGCTCGAGGCGATCGTCCGTCGCGGCGACGACGTGCGCGTCATCGACGCGAAGACGTCGGAGGATCTCACGCAAGCGACGCTCACCCAGATCATCCTGGAGAGCGGTCGCGCGGCGCGCCTGCTGCCCGTGACATTGCTGCAGCAGCTGATCCGCATGGACGACGAGTCGCTCGCGGAGTTCATGGGGCGTTATCTCTCCGCGACGCTCGAGATGTACCTCGAGGCCAAGCGGGGAGCGCAGACGGTCTCGCCGTTCCTGCCGATGGCGACGATGCCGTTCCAAGCCGCGAACGCGATCGCGCGGATGTGGCTCGGCGCAGGTCAAGCGCTCGCGCCCGAGGCCCAGTACACGCCGCCCGCGACGACGACGCCCGCCGCGCCGCCGCCTGCGCCTCCGCCCGACACCACCGCGGTCGAGGTCGCCGCGCTGCGTCGCGAGCTCGACGAGCTCAAGACACTGCTGCGCGGCAACAAGCGCAAGACCTAG